One Cohnella candidum genomic region harbors:
- a CDS encoding glycosyltransferase has product MAILILLVLGCAAGFVLFRRMTVPAPEPRSSGRAGQGRLSVIIPARNEEGNLPFLLKSLLAQTRKPDEIIVVDDESDDRTREIAESFGVTVVANPPLPPGWTGKNWAVWNGYAHATGDLIAFLDADVRLEPLALEWLLDAREREGGVISVVPYHQTEKAYERLALIPNVLGIFAFTSPFERTNPGKGLYGSCILTTREDYEKAKGHESVKSELLDDLNLGARYRAAGISVSNFVGRGLVSFRMYPHGIRSEIQGFGKGAVLSAAVLSKRTVVLVAVWLIGLILAETAPFLLQTSWGLPLAAGYVLYTLQIFYFIKYAGHFGKAMPVLHLLSTAFFLFVMLYSAYRVVFLGQVAWKGRHIQVGGRQDR; this is encoded by the coding sequence ATGGCAATCTTGATCCTGTTGGTGCTGGGCTGCGCGGCAGGCTTCGTGCTTTTTCGGAGAATGACCGTTCCCGCTCCCGAACCGCGTTCCTCCGGGCGAGCCGGGCAAGGAAGGCTGTCCGTCATCATTCCGGCGCGCAACGAGGAGGGCAATCTGCCGTTTCTGCTTAAGTCCTTGCTGGCCCAAACCCGGAAGCCCGACGAAATCATCGTGGTGGACGACGAATCGGACGACCGGACGAGGGAGATCGCCGAGAGTTTCGGCGTGACGGTCGTCGCCAATCCGCCGCTTCCTCCGGGATGGACGGGCAAGAACTGGGCGGTGTGGAATGGATACGCCCATGCGACGGGAGATCTCATCGCTTTCCTGGACGCCGACGTCAGGCTGGAACCGCTAGCGCTCGAATGGCTTCTCGACGCGAGAGAGCGGGAAGGCGGCGTCATCTCCGTCGTTCCCTACCATCAAACCGAGAAGGCGTATGAGAGATTGGCGCTGATTCCGAACGTGCTCGGCATATTCGCCTTTACCTCGCCTTTCGAACGGACGAATCCCGGCAAAGGGCTGTACGGCTCGTGCATCCTCACGACGAGAGAAGATTACGAGAAAGCCAAGGGCCACGAAAGCGTGAAGTCGGAGCTCCTGGATGATCTGAACCTCGGGGCGCGATACCGGGCGGCCGGCATTTCCGTCTCGAATTTCGTCGGCCGCGGCCTGGTGTCTTTCCGAATGTACCCGCACGGCATCCGCAGCGAAATTCAGGGCTTCGGCAAAGGCGCCGTGCTCAGCGCGGCCGTTCTCAGCAAGCGGACGGTCGTGCTCGTCGCCGTCTGGCTGATCGGCTTGATCTTGGCGGAGACCGCGCCGTTCCTGCTGCAAACTTCCTGGGGATTGCCGCTTGCGGCAGGGTACGTGTTATATACGCTGCAAATCTTTTATTTCATCAAATATGCCGGTCATTTCGGGAAGGCAATGCCCGTTTTGCACCTGTTGAGTACGGCATTCTTCCTGTTCGTGATGCTGTACTCGGCGTACCGGGTCGTATTCCTGGGACAGGTGGCTTGGAAAGGAAGGCATATTCAGGTAGGAGGCAGGCAGGATCGATGA
- a CDS encoding glycerol-3-phosphate acyltransferase, producing MIEIALWTAVSFLSGSLMFSYWLGRLARHNLRDVGDGNPGALNLWRAAGYPYGLTGILLDFLKGFMPVAWLVHTGALTGYEMIPAAAAPIFGHAFSPFLRGRGGKAIAVTFGVWSALTAFRAALAYAVILAVLLLGARYLNKGKPTSSESDAFQVVLGMLLLSLYLYMDEFPREVWGFWLVNVLLLVYTHRRELRAVLKV from the coding sequence ATGATCGAGATCGCCCTCTGGACCGCGGTTTCTTTTCTTTCCGGCTCTTTGATGTTTTCCTATTGGCTTGGGCGATTGGCCCGCCACAATCTGAGAGACGTGGGCGACGGTAATCCGGGAGCGCTGAATTTGTGGAGAGCCGCGGGCTATCCGTATGGCTTGACCGGGATTCTGTTGGATTTCCTAAAAGGGTTCATGCCCGTCGCTTGGCTTGTCCATACCGGCGCGTTGACCGGGTATGAGATGATCCCTGCGGCGGCGGCTCCGATATTCGGACACGCCTTTTCTCCCTTTCTAAGAGGGCGCGGCGGGAAGGCGATCGCCGTGACGTTCGGCGTATGGAGCGCGCTGACGGCTTTTCGAGCGGCTTTGGCTTATGCGGTTATCCTGGCCGTCTTGCTGCTGGGAGCCCGCTATCTGAACAAAGGTAAACCGACCTCTTCGGAGTCGGACGCCTTCCAGGTCGTGCTCGGCATGTTGCTGCTGTCTCTCTATCTCTATATGGATGAGTTTCCGCGCGAAGTTTGGGGATTCTGGCTCGTGAACGTGCTGCTGCTCGTCTACACGCATAGAAGAGAGCTGCGGGCCGTGCTTAAGGTATGA
- a CDS encoding polyketide cyclase, whose amino-acid sequence MTSYKYNFETNWKFEADIEEVWRLVGGIRYGDWWRGVTAEQIYQNPGQDGIGDKYRYVFRTKLPYQLAFDAEIVKIEAPRYLEIKATGELEGRGAWTLTQEGGVTHVRYVWQVNANKKWMNALAPILRPAFVWNHDQVMDEGAKGIAAAIGAKLLAY is encoded by the coding sequence ATGACGTCGTACAAGTACAATTTCGAAACGAACTGGAAATTCGAAGCCGATATCGAGGAAGTATGGCGGCTCGTCGGCGGGATCCGATACGGGGATTGGTGGCGCGGCGTCACCGCGGAGCAAATCTATCAGAACCCGGGACAAGACGGGATCGGCGACAAGTACCGTTACGTCTTTCGCACGAAGCTGCCCTATCAGCTCGCATTCGACGCGGAAATCGTGAAAATCGAAGCGCCGAGATATCTTGAGATCAAAGCGACCGGCGAGCTTGAGGGCCGGGGTGCTTGGACGTTGACGCAGGAAGGCGGCGTCACGCATGTCCGGTACGTTTGGCAAGTCAATGCCAACAAAAAGTGGATGAACGCGCTGGCTCCGATTTTAAGGCCCGCTTTCGTGTGGAATCATGATCAGGTGATGGATGAAGGCGCCAAAGGTATCGCCGCCGCAATCGGGGCGAAGCTGCTTGCTTATTAA
- the hflX gene encoding GTPase HflX, which translates to MERMQEKAIVVGVNLNDRPDFAYSMEELRNLAEACDVEVVGELHQNAARVNPSHYLGTGKIEELSALAAAQDASTVIFNDELSPSQIRNLESALERKVIDRTILILDIFAERAKTREAQLQVEVAQLQYMLPRLVGLRESLGRQGGGAGFRNRGSGETKLELDRRRIEDRISVLQHELERLVAQRQVQRKQRHKTGVSVVCLVGYTNAGKSSLMNALIDKFHPETGKRVFAQDMLFATLETSVRNIELPDNKSFLLTDTVGFVSQLPHHLIKAFRSTLEEVSEADLLLHVVDYSNPEYERQIQVTAETLKELNADAIPTVYVYNKTDLTEEDYPRIEEDHVYLSVRENRGIDELLGLIRGRIFGDYVRCEVVIPYDRGSLTSYFNEHAHVLSTDYEENGTRMTLECKTADFEKYRDDFAETRLLES; encoded by the coding sequence ATGGAAAGAATGCAGGAGAAAGCGATCGTCGTCGGAGTCAACCTGAATGACCGCCCCGACTTCGCTTATTCGATGGAGGAGCTGCGGAACCTGGCCGAGGCGTGCGACGTGGAGGTCGTGGGAGAGCTGCACCAGAACGCGGCCCGCGTGAACCCTTCGCACTATCTCGGTACCGGCAAAATCGAGGAATTGTCTGCGCTGGCCGCAGCGCAAGACGCCTCTACCGTGATTTTCAACGACGAGCTGTCGCCTTCGCAAATCCGCAATTTGGAGTCGGCTTTGGAGCGGAAAGTGATCGACCGGACGATCCTGATCCTCGACATTTTCGCGGAACGGGCCAAGACTCGGGAAGCCCAGCTTCAAGTGGAAGTCGCGCAGTTGCAATACATGCTGCCCCGGCTGGTCGGCTTGCGGGAATCGCTTGGCCGCCAAGGCGGAGGCGCGGGCTTCCGGAACCGGGGTTCCGGCGAGACCAAGCTCGAGCTGGACCGTCGGCGGATCGAAGACCGGATTTCCGTGCTTCAGCACGAGCTGGAAAGACTGGTCGCCCAACGCCAAGTCCAACGCAAACAGCGCCATAAGACAGGCGTTTCCGTCGTCTGTCTCGTCGGCTATACGAACGCGGGGAAATCCAGCCTCATGAACGCGTTGATCGACAAGTTCCATCCGGAAACGGGCAAACGGGTATTCGCCCAAGACATGCTGTTCGCGACGCTCGAGACGTCCGTCAGAAACATCGAACTGCCGGATAACAAAAGCTTTCTGTTAACGGACACGGTCGGCTTCGTCAGCCAGCTGCCCCATCATTTGATCAAGGCATTCCGGTCTACGCTGGAGGAAGTGTCGGAGGCCGATCTGCTCCTTCACGTCGTCGATTATTCCAATCCGGAGTACGAACGCCAGATTCAGGTGACCGCCGAAACGCTCAAGGAGCTGAACGCGGACGCAATTCCAACCGTCTACGTCTACAACAAGACGGACCTGACGGAAGAGGACTACCCGCGCATAGAAGAGGACCACGTCTACCTCTCCGTCCGGGAAAACCGGGGCATCGACGAGCTTCTGGGATTGATCCGCGGCCGCATTTTCGGCGATTATGTCCGTTGCGAAGTGGTGATTCCCTATGACCGGGGAAGCCTGACGTCTTACTTCAACGAGCACGCCCATGTGCTGTCGACCGATTACGAAGAAAATGGGACGCGGATGACGCTGGAATGCAAAACGGCCGATTTCGAAAAGTACCGGGACGATTTCGCGGAAACGCGTTTGCTCGAGAGTTGA
- a CDS encoding TetR/AcrR family transcriptional regulator, whose product MNPALKRKIVEAAVPLFASQGYYKTTTAQIAESAGVTQPYLYLFFDTKERLYLAALDAAERRITDAVSASAAFPDDLLQGIEAEYRNDLRLILQSFAIAEPEIRTRTSSAFNAVYAAVTERFERQGSAVPDRAAQRLIGQAYIRLIARV is encoded by the coding sequence ATGAACCCTGCGCTTAAACGAAAAATCGTCGAGGCCGCCGTACCCCTGTTCGCGTCGCAAGGCTATTACAAAACGACGACAGCTCAAATTGCGGAATCGGCAGGGGTCACGCAGCCTTATCTGTACCTCTTCTTCGATACGAAGGAGCGACTGTACCTTGCGGCGCTGGATGCGGCAGAACGGCGGATCACGGATGCGGTCTCCGCTTCCGCGGCCTTCCCCGACGATCTGCTTCAAGGAATTGAAGCCGAGTACCGGAACGACCTCCGCTTGATCCTGCAGTCCTTCGCGATCGCGGAACCGGAAATCCGGACCCGCACTTCGTCGGCCTTCAACGCGGTTTACGCCGCGGTAACGGAGCGGTTCGAACGGCAGGGATCCGCCGTACCCGACCGTGCCGCGCAGCGTCTCATCGGACAAGCCTATATCAGGTTGATCGCCCGGGTTTGA
- a CDS encoding YhgE/Pip domain-containing protein: MKTAILTYLKKPQTIIAVVVALMAQMIFCAVWMTAYDGVLDRVDRLKIAIINEDGEFGSNLEKQLQHDLPFEVAPLTAEQATDGLLKRDVHLILTIPETFDQALATPGTQAKLGFTLNESNPQLTKSVMQSAIGQITEQVNRNAAMQGTEVVLEKMQMPADQASQTAQGLVGKVTSDLKALNPVDGMHNQMVPMMLVLASYVGAMMMAMNIHQVSESIGSALSKKQHFAFRSFIIVVAAALISIAGSSFIAALGGQMDSGFGLFWLFHFLTLLTFMFFAQMFLVVFGMAGMFLNMAMLSMQLVTSGTIVPRQMLNGFYQTLGHFLPATYSVEGIMNLQFGGIHTYRDVLLLLATLFCSLAITAVVTAIKKQPAPEKTAIPAPAPNLAELSAS; this comes from the coding sequence ATGAAAACCGCAATCCTGACTTACTTGAAAAAACCGCAAACCATCATCGCCGTCGTCGTCGCCTTGATGGCCCAAATGATTTTCTGCGCCGTGTGGATGACCGCCTACGACGGGGTACTGGACCGCGTCGACCGGCTCAAAATCGCGATCATCAATGAAGACGGCGAGTTCGGCTCCAACCTCGAGAAGCAGCTGCAGCACGACTTGCCGTTCGAGGTCGCTCCCCTTACGGCTGAACAGGCGACGGACGGCTTGCTGAAACGCGACGTCCACCTCATCCTGACCATACCCGAAACGTTCGATCAAGCGCTCGCGACGCCGGGCACACAAGCCAAGCTCGGATTCACGCTGAACGAGTCCAATCCGCAACTGACCAAGAGCGTCATGCAATCCGCCATCGGGCAGATTACGGAGCAAGTGAACCGCAATGCCGCCATGCAAGGCACGGAGGTCGTCCTGGAGAAAATGCAGATGCCCGCCGATCAGGCCTCCCAAACTGCCCAAGGTCTCGTCGGCAAAGTCACTTCCGACCTGAAAGCCTTGAATCCCGTGGACGGCATGCACAACCAGATGGTCCCCATGATGCTCGTACTGGCCTCTTACGTCGGCGCCATGATGATGGCCATGAACATCCACCAGGTGTCGGAGTCGATCGGGTCGGCGCTTTCCAAGAAACAGCATTTTGCTTTCCGCTCGTTCATCATCGTCGTCGCGGCCGCCCTCATCTCCATCGCCGGCTCCTCCTTCATCGCGGCTCTCGGCGGGCAAATGGACAGCGGGTTCGGATTGTTCTGGCTGTTCCACTTCCTGACGCTGCTGACCTTCATGTTCTTTGCGCAGATGTTCCTGGTCGTATTCGGCATGGCCGGCATGTTCCTTAACATGGCGATGCTCTCGATGCAGCTCGTTACTTCAGGCACGATCGTGCCACGTCAAATGCTGAACGGCTTCTATCAAACGCTCGGACACTTCCTTCCGGCCACCTACTCGGTCGAAGGCATCATGAACCTGCAGTTCGGCGGCATCCATACGTATCGGGATGTTCTGCTGTTGCTGGCTACGCTATTCTGCAGTTTGGCAATAACGGCTGTGGTTACGGCGATCAAGAAACAGCCGGCCCCGGAGAAAACGGCCATCCCGGCTCCGGCGCCTAACTTGGCGGAGTTGTCCGCCAGCTGA
- a CDS encoding PadR family transcriptional regulator, translating to MSSIRYALLSLLAREPLSGYDIKLQMNGRIGPFWKVGSNQVYPELSKMEAEGLVKLQGVEQHTYRPARKLYEVTEAGKEALIRWTVEPGGVENVRDDFLLKAYNAWLVEPEKMKVQVEEIRKLHEERLAAYEEKVEELKRIADPGKTDDPIASSISVVEFGVEYERLYIRWCDNFLKKL from the coding sequence ATGAGTTCCATCCGTTACGCGCTGTTGTCGCTGTTGGCGCGGGAGCCGCTCAGCGGTTACGATATCAAGCTGCAGATGAACGGGCGCATCGGCCCGTTCTGGAAGGTAGGCAGCAATCAGGTCTATCCCGAGCTATCGAAGATGGAGGCGGAGGGGCTGGTCAAGCTGCAGGGCGTCGAGCAGCATACTTACCGTCCTGCGCGCAAACTGTATGAAGTGACCGAAGCGGGTAAAGAAGCCTTGATCCGCTGGACGGTGGAGCCGGGCGGCGTGGAGAACGTCCGAGACGATTTCCTGCTCAAGGCTTATAATGCATGGCTCGTGGAGCCGGAGAAAATGAAAGTGCAGGTCGAGGAAATTCGGAAGCTGCATGAAGAACGACTGGCCGCTTATGAGGAGAAGGTCGAGGAACTGAAGCGGATTGCAGACCCGGGGAAAACGGATGATCCGATCGCATCCAGCATTTCGGTAGTGGAGTTCGGCGTCGAATACGAGAGACTGTACATCCGTTGGTGCGACAACTTTTTGAAGAAGCTTTGA
- the msrA gene encoding peptide-methionine (S)-S-oxide reductase MsrA, protein MDHDEGSILPVVMTTGGMRTVTLGLGCFWSPEALFGSMSGVVATRVGYAGGTTESPSYREMGDHSETVEVDFEPDRIGLDELLRAFWRHHNPDNINDYKGRQYRSMALYRDEVQSQTIRRVKHEIEREKGQPLNTEIAPYSIFYPAEERHQKYYLKRYPDAIRRLSSLYPSTKDLDDSTLAARLNGLAKGYTNLEPIRQEIRSWPIPQSDRERIDECIRQIRW, encoded by the coding sequence ATGGACCATGATGAGGGAAGCATTCTTCCGGTCGTGATGACGACAGGGGGCATGCGCACCGTGACGCTTGGACTGGGGTGCTTCTGGAGCCCCGAGGCTTTGTTCGGCTCTATGTCCGGCGTCGTTGCGACGAGGGTCGGCTATGCCGGCGGCACGACGGAATCGCCTAGCTACCGGGAGATGGGGGACCATTCGGAGACGGTGGAGGTCGATTTCGAGCCGGACCGAATCGGTTTGGACGAGCTGCTGCGCGCGTTCTGGCGCCATCACAACCCGGACAATATCAATGATTACAAGGGGCGGCAGTATCGGTCCATGGCTTTGTACCGGGATGAAGTGCAATCGCAAACGATTCGCCGGGTCAAGCACGAAATAGAGCGCGAGAAGGGGCAGCCGCTGAATACCGAGATTGCGCCTTATTCCATCTTCTATCCCGCCGAGGAGAGGCATCAGAAATATTACCTGAAGAGATACCCGGACGCGATCCGCCGATTGAGCAGCTTATACCCGTCAACAAAGGATCTGGATGATTCCACGTTGGCAGCGCGTCTGAATGGCCTTGCTAAAGGCTACACAAATCTGGAACCCATTCGGCAAGAGATCCGGAGTTGGCCGATTCCGCAGTCAGACCGTGAGCGGATTGACGAATGCATCCGGCAAATTCGGTGGTAA
- a CDS encoding aromatic acid exporter family protein — protein sequence MVGARVMKTCLAVMISVWIAKSLHLHTYQFAGIVAVLSVQPSLYRSLRVGVQQSASAVMGALLGAVALFAAGGSFLTMGVVSFLLMALHVRIQWTNTLLVSLVIAINTMGAPGLPFWETVLNPIALVLIGTGMGTLINLVYKPVHHERAEVLLSQSEGMLRALLHLMVLDLEKGRVPPYDMIRKQIGEIDGYLKKGKEVSKLVSEDRKFRKSSFKNTSNIFQAFETMLSRIHDMARGLTLIDMDENEVAFTVKALKLLIRMQEKTIAGRKPKLASFKRTLERKRLEMWNGSGEAEGFYGLYGVLMDYVQEMELFLVEHAGMVKRQLSYTSIDRPGLIAEISDILGRRGFNITGVSIRVNGEFATTTMEVASRADAAGDDAVKEIRRIHHVLSAEMTAMT from the coding sequence ATGGTTGGCGCGAGAGTGATGAAAACCTGCTTGGCCGTGATGATCTCCGTGTGGATCGCAAAAAGCCTGCACTTGCATACGTACCAATTTGCCGGGATCGTCGCGGTGTTGTCCGTTCAGCCTTCGCTTTACCGCTCCTTGCGGGTGGGCGTGCAGCAGTCGGCAAGCGCCGTCATGGGCGCTTTGCTGGGCGCCGTCGCGCTGTTCGCGGCGGGCGGTTCCTTCCTAACCATGGGCGTGGTCTCCTTCCTGCTTATGGCGCTCCACGTGAGAATCCAATGGACGAATACCCTCCTCGTCTCGCTCGTCATAGCCATCAATACGATGGGAGCGCCGGGCCTTCCGTTTTGGGAGACCGTGTTGAACCCGATCGCTTTGGTGCTGATCGGAACCGGAATGGGTACCTTGATCAATCTGGTATACAAACCCGTGCATCATGAAAGGGCAGAGGTGCTGCTGAGCCAGTCGGAAGGGATGCTCAGGGCCCTGCTCCATCTGATGGTGCTCGATCTGGAGAAGGGCCGGGTGCCGCCGTACGACATGATCCGGAAGCAGATCGGGGAAATCGACGGATACTTGAAAAAAGGCAAAGAAGTATCCAAGCTCGTCAGCGAAGACCGCAAGTTCCGCAAAAGTTCCTTCAAGAACACCTCGAACATTTTCCAGGCCTTCGAAACGATGCTGTCGCGCATTCACGATATGGCCAGAGGTTTGACCCTCATCGACATGGACGAGAATGAAGTCGCATTTACGGTGAAGGCGCTGAAGCTGCTCATCCGCATGCAGGAGAAAACCATCGCCGGTCGAAAGCCGAAACTGGCTTCATTCAAACGAACGCTCGAACGCAAAAGGCTGGAAATGTGGAATGGATCGGGAGAGGCCGAAGGCTTTTACGGCTTATACGGCGTGTTGATGGATTACGTTCAGGAAATGGAGCTTTTCCTGGTCGAGCACGCGGGAATGGTCAAACGGCAGTTGTCCTACACCTCGATCGACCGCCCCGGGCTCATCGCGGAAATTTCCGACATTCTCGGCAGGCGGGGCTTCAACATCACCGGCGTGTCCATTCGCGTCAACGGGGAGTTCGCGACGACGACGATGGAGGTCGCCAGCCGGGCGGACGCCGCAGGCGACGACGCGGTTAAGGAAATCCGGCGCATCCATCATGTCCTGTCAGCGGAAATGACTGCCATGACCTAA
- a CDS encoding GNAT family N-acetyltransferase — MSENANAEELEIRKEGNAYVVIGPNGQVGEITYRLADVNTWILDHTYLDPEYRGGSLAPRMLDFVVEEAREKGRKIVPACSYALAQFRRNPDKYGDVWERAHGEYSDPYSTESAVSPER, encoded by the coding sequence GTGAGCGAAAACGCGAATGCGGAAGAGTTGGAAATCCGCAAAGAAGGCAATGCATACGTGGTCATCGGCCCAAACGGGCAAGTCGGAGAAATCACCTACCGGCTGGCGGACGTGAATACGTGGATTCTCGACCATACGTATTTGGATCCTGAATATCGGGGAGGCAGCCTGGCGCCTCGAATGCTGGACTTCGTGGTGGAAGAAGCGAGGGAGAAGGGCCGCAAAATCGTGCCGGCCTGCTCCTACGCGCTTGCCCAATTCCGTCGGAATCCCGACAAATACGGGGACGTATGGGAGCGGGCACACGGTGAGTACTCGGATCCATACAGCACGGAAAGCGCCGTTTCCCCCGAACGTTGA
- a CDS encoding spore coat protein yields MNQNPSQSMTIKNPKPANEPQVKGPEMNDRDRVNDILALEKYLTDSFNVAAREASHTALHQDIMTVLNETHQCQYEMFELMFRKGHYKLEAEEQQKLDQAYQQFSNYSTQFPYASPTLQ; encoded by the coding sequence ATGAACCAGAACCCAAGCCAATCGATGACGATCAAGAACCCGAAGCCGGCGAACGAACCGCAGGTCAAAGGGCCGGAGATGAACGACCGCGACCGGGTCAACGATATATTGGCCTTGGAGAAATACTTAACCGACAGCTTCAACGTGGCGGCGCGGGAAGCGAGCCACACCGCCCTCCATCAGGACATCATGACCGTCTTGAACGAGACGCACCAGTGCCAATACGAGATGTTCGAGCTGATGTTCCGCAAAGGCCATTACAAATTGGAGGCCGAGGAGCAGCAGAAGCTCGATCAGGCCTACCAGCAGTTCAGCAACTATTCCACCCAGTTCCCGTATGCAAGCCCGACTCTTCAATAA
- the rnhA gene encoding ribonuclease H — protein MAKSKFYVVWEGKTPGIYADWAACKAQVDGVPGAKYKSFDSRAEAEQAYRSGWKKSFSAAKPAASKPAGAGASSGVSADAIDYDSISVDVGTNGNPGPIEYKGVDTRTGEVLFSYGPIKKGTNNLGEFLAIVHALAYLKKAGSNKTVYSDSRTALKWVKQKEIATTLPRDDSTKEVWTLVDRALQWLQTNTYKNKLLKWETTEWGEIKADYGRK, from the coding sequence ATGGCCAAAAGCAAATTTTACGTCGTATGGGAAGGCAAAACCCCGGGGATCTATGCAGATTGGGCGGCGTGCAAAGCCCAGGTGGACGGGGTCCCCGGGGCGAAATACAAATCGTTCGATTCCCGGGCCGAGGCGGAGCAAGCTTACCGCTCGGGCTGGAAGAAAAGCTTCTCGGCGGCGAAGCCCGCAGCGTCCAAGCCGGCCGGCGCGGGCGCGTCTTCCGGTGTTTCCGCGGACGCGATCGATTACGACAGCATCTCGGTCGACGTCGGCACGAACGGGAACCCGGGACCGATCGAATACAAAGGCGTGGACACCCGCACGGGCGAGGTGTTGTTTTCGTATGGCCCCATCAAGAAGGGAACGAACAATCTCGGCGAATTCCTCGCGATCGTGCATGCCCTTGCCTATTTGAAGAAAGCGGGCAGCAACAAAACCGTCTACAGCGATTCCCGGACCGCGCTCAAATGGGTGAAGCAGAAGGAAATCGCCACGACCCTGCCCCGGGACGATTCGACGAAGGAAGTGTGGACGCTCGTCGACCGGGCTCTGCAGTGGCTTCAAACCAATACCTATAAAAACAAGCTCCTCAAATGGGAAACGACCGAGTGGGGAGAAATCAAGGCCGATTATGGCCGGAAATAA
- a CDS encoding CidA/LrgA family holin-like protein, producing the protein MATWVKGILQVAFFVVYSWSVNALTTLSGLNIPGSIVGILLLFALLQTKIIKLEWIDLGAKWLIAEMLLFFIPSAVGVVQYEDLMRDNGVKLLLVVAVSILVVMAATGLMAERLSGRKKAASR; encoded by the coding sequence TTGGCTACATGGGTAAAAGGGATTTTGCAGGTCGCTTTTTTCGTTGTCTATTCTTGGTCCGTTAATGCGTTGACGACGCTCAGCGGCTTGAATATACCGGGCAGCATCGTCGGCATCCTTCTGTTGTTCGCGTTGCTGCAAACGAAAATCATCAAGCTTGAATGGATCGATCTCGGAGCGAAATGGCTCATCGCCGAAATGCTGCTTTTCTTCATTCCCTCGGCGGTGGGGGTCGTGCAATATGAAGATTTGATGCGGGACAACGGCGTAAAGCTGCTCCTCGTCGTGGCTGTGAGCATCCTGGTCGTCATGGCCGCAACCGGGCTGATGGCGGAACGCCTTTCCGGACGGAAGAAGGCGGCCTCGCGATGA
- a CDS encoding LrgB family protein: protein MLPAICFLITLAIYYGVKKLYRVHPKPYLTPLLITPVIVVAVLLLSRTPYPTYRSGAHWISDMIGPATVALAVPIYKNLHVFKKHAFVIVTSVLFGSTVAILTSAGLAKVLHLSNQLIESIAPRSATTPIAMSISRMTGGIPTVTAILVLATGLLGMMFGPAVIRACRIRNEVARGVLFGTGAHTAGTSKAFEFGAVAGSISSIAMILTAFFTVFSMPWVLRWFL, encoded by the coding sequence ATGCTTCCGGCGATTTGTTTTCTGATTACGCTGGCGATTTACTATGGAGTAAAGAAACTGTATCGCGTTCACCCGAAACCGTACCTGACGCCGCTTCTCATTACGCCGGTGATCGTCGTGGCTGTGCTGCTCCTGAGCCGGACTCCGTATCCGACGTACCGGTCGGGGGCTCACTGGATCAGCGACATGATCGGTCCGGCGACGGTGGCGCTCGCGGTGCCGATTTACAAAAACCTTCACGTGTTCAAAAAGCATGCCTTCGTCATCGTCACGAGCGTGCTGTTCGGTTCGACGGTGGCCATCCTGACCTCGGCGGGGCTGGCGAAGGTCCTGCACCTCAGCAACCAGCTGATCGAGAGCATCGCTCCCCGTTCGGCGACGACGCCGATCGCGATGTCGATTTCCCGCATGACGGGCGGCATTCCGACCGTAACGGCGATTTTGGTGCTGGCGACGGGATTGCTCGGCATGATGTTCGGTCCGGCCGTGATTCGGGCATGCCGAATCCGGAACGAAGTTGCCAGAGGCGTATTGTTCGGCACGGGAGCCCATACGGCGGGTACCTCGAAGGCGTTCGAATTCGGTGCCGTCGCGGGATCGATATCCAGCATAGCCATGATCCTGACGGCTTTTTTCACGGTTTTTTCCATGCCTTGGGTGCTCCGGTGGTTTTTGTGA
- a CDS encoding cold-shock protein: protein MQQGTVKWFNAEKGFGFIEVEGGNDVFVHFSAIVGDGFKTLDEGQRVEFNVVQGNRGPQAENVVKL, encoded by the coding sequence ATGCAACAAGGAACGGTAAAATGGTTCAACGCTGAGAAAGGCTTCGGTTTCATCGAAGTTGAAGGCGGCAATGACGTATTCGTTCACTTCAGCGCGATCGTCGGCGACGGCTTCAAAACCCTCGACGAAGGCCAACGCGTGGAGTTCAACGTGGTTCAAGGCAACCGCGGCCCGCAAGCCGAAAACGTCGTAAAACTGTAA
- a CDS encoding cold-shock protein: MYSRKKTFEPLPEEMTAIWSCTQDDCNGWMRDNFSFSAEPTCPKCHSPMESGMRSLPVLVNLGMKSDQKNVKAGISIQD, from the coding sequence ATGTACTCGCGCAAAAAAACGTTCGAACCGCTGCCGGAAGAAATGACCGCCATTTGGTCTTGCACCCAAGACGACTGTAACGGCTGGATGAGGGACAATTTCAGCTTCTCGGCGGAGCCGACCTGTCCGAAGTGCCACTCCCCGATGGAAAGCGGCATGAGAAGCTTGCCCGTGCTGGTCAACCTGGGCATGAAAAGCGATCAGAAGAATGTGAAGGCGGGCATTTCCATACAAGATTGA